From a single Paraburkholderia sp. FT54 genomic region:
- a CDS encoding VIT1/CCC1 transporter family protein, which yields MASRHEVKRYKANLSDELHSAALYETLARVEKDDTRKQVYSDLARSERDHAQVWADKLRANGLQPKGTGQAVKTRLMKGLVRVFGAGFVLPTLAAAEYADRNKYQGQPDAGHMSADEHHHAAMVRALAHGGGDTSLSPGARIAAAESWHKGAGAGNDLRAAVLGANDGLVSNFCLIMGVAGAGTGNKAILLTGLAGLIAGACSMALGEWLSVTNARELASTQIAREAQELEESPEAEEHELALIYRAKGLDEREAKRVASQMMRDKSKALDTLTREELGLDPAELGGNPWSAAGVSFCLFSAGAIFPVMPFLWTHGYSAIVQCVALSMLALASIGVFTSLFNGRSAGFSALRQVVIGLIAAAFTFGVGRLLGVSVS from the coding sequence ATGGCATCCAGACACGAAGTCAAACGATACAAGGCTAATCTCTCCGATGAACTGCACAGCGCCGCGCTGTACGAAACGCTCGCCAGGGTCGAGAAAGACGACACGCGCAAGCAGGTCTACAGCGACCTCGCCAGGTCCGAGCGCGATCATGCGCAGGTCTGGGCCGACAAGCTGAGGGCCAACGGGCTTCAGCCGAAGGGCACCGGCCAGGCTGTCAAAACGCGTTTGATGAAAGGACTGGTCCGCGTGTTCGGCGCGGGGTTCGTGCTGCCTACGCTCGCGGCCGCGGAATACGCCGATCGCAACAAATACCAGGGCCAGCCGGACGCAGGCCATATGTCGGCCGACGAGCATCATCACGCCGCGATGGTTCGGGCGCTGGCTCATGGCGGCGGCGATACGAGCCTGTCGCCGGGCGCGCGGATCGCCGCGGCCGAGTCGTGGCACAAGGGCGCGGGAGCGGGCAACGACTTGCGCGCCGCCGTGCTCGGCGCCAACGACGGCCTCGTCTCGAACTTCTGCCTGATCATGGGCGTGGCCGGTGCGGGAACCGGCAACAAGGCGATTCTGCTGACCGGTCTTGCGGGGCTCATCGCCGGCGCGTGTTCGATGGCGCTGGGCGAATGGCTCTCGGTGACCAATGCCCGCGAACTGGCCAGCACTCAAATCGCGAGAGAGGCGCAGGAGCTCGAGGAGTCGCCGGAAGCCGAAGAGCATGAACTCGCGCTGATCTATCGCGCCAAAGGTCTCGACGAGCGCGAGGCCAAACGGGTCGCCTCGCAAATGATGCGCGACAAGAGCAAGGCGCTCGACACACTGACTCGCGAGGAACTCGGGCTCGATCCCGCGGAGTTGGGCGGCAATCCGTGGTCTGCTGCGGGCGTGTCGTTTTGCCTCTTCTCGGCGGGTGCGATTTTCCCCGTGATGCCGTTTCTGTGGACGCACGGGTATAGCGCGATCGTGCAGTGCGTGGCGCTCAGCATGCTGGCGCTCGCATCGATCGGCGTGTTCACGTCGCTTTTCAATGGCCGCAGTGCGGGATTTTCCGCGCTAAGGCAGGTCGTGATCGGGCTGATCGCGGCTGCGTTCACGTTCGGGGTGGGGCGGTTGCTGGGCGTGTCGGTGTCGTGA
- a CDS encoding MFS transporter, whose product MNDELQARVVRKLTWRILPFVMLLYFVSFLDRVNVGFAAITMNKDLGLTPTMFGLGGGIFFLGYFLFEVPSNLILNKVGARIWIARVMVTWGLVSAASAFVSGPTSFYTLRFVLGVAEAGFFPGIILYLSQWFPARQRAVAAAAFMAAAPLSTAIGSPISGAIMQMPALFGLKDWQWLFIVEAIPAVLLGFAVLKALTDSPDKARWLAADEKAWLIATLREERMGRESQAGHAAGALAALRDSRVWIMSMIYFGTSAGLYTLGLWAPLIIRQFGFSALGTGALNAIPAVLAVLGMVVWARHSDRRGERTWHVVIPCVAAAIGLGWAGVADTAVGVVLALVVVNVGISAAKAPLWAMPSTFLSGAGAAAGIAMINSIGNLGGFVGPFAIGWLKSVTGGYAAGLYVVAASLAVSALLTLAVGRRGYRAAHAAQ is encoded by the coding sequence ATGAACGACGAATTGCAAGCCCGTGTGGTTCGCAAGCTGACCTGGCGCATCCTGCCTTTTGTGATGCTGCTTTACTTTGTCAGCTTTCTCGACCGTGTGAACGTCGGCTTTGCGGCCATCACCATGAACAAGGACCTCGGCCTGACGCCGACCATGTTCGGGCTCGGCGGCGGCATTTTCTTTCTCGGTTATTTTCTGTTCGAGGTGCCGTCGAATCTCATCCTCAACAAAGTCGGCGCGCGCATCTGGATCGCACGCGTGATGGTGACGTGGGGCCTGGTGTCGGCCGCCTCCGCATTCGTCTCGGGGCCGACTTCGTTCTATACGCTGCGCTTTGTGCTCGGCGTCGCCGAAGCCGGCTTCTTCCCCGGCATCATCCTGTATCTGAGCCAGTGGTTTCCCGCCCGTCAGCGCGCCGTCGCGGCCGCCGCGTTCATGGCGGCCGCGCCTCTCTCGACGGCCATCGGCTCGCCGATTTCCGGCGCGATCATGCAGATGCCCGCGTTGTTCGGCCTGAAGGACTGGCAGTGGCTTTTCATCGTCGAAGCAATTCCCGCCGTGCTGCTCGGCTTCGCGGTATTGAAAGCGCTCACCGATTCACCCGACAAAGCCCGCTGGCTCGCCGCCGATGAAAAAGCGTGGCTCATCGCCACCTTGCGCGAAGAACGGATGGGACGCGAATCGCAGGCAGGCCATGCCGCGGGCGCGCTCGCCGCGCTGCGCGACTCGCGTGTGTGGATCATGTCGATGATCTATTTCGGCACCTCCGCTGGACTCTACACGCTCGGTTTGTGGGCGCCGCTCATCATCCGGCAGTTCGGCTTCAGCGCGCTCGGCACGGGCGCATTGAATGCGATTCCGGCCGTCCTGGCGGTGCTCGGCATGGTGGTGTGGGCGCGTCATTCGGACCGTCGCGGCGAACGCACCTGGCACGTGGTGATTCCCTGCGTGGCGGCCGCCATCGGGCTCGGCTGGGCCGGCGTCGCGGACACGGCGGTCGGCGTCGTGCTGGCGCTGGTCGTGGTGAACGTCGGCATCAGCGCGGCGAAGGCGCCGCTGTGGGCAATGCCGAGCACGTTTCTCTCGGGCGCGGGTGCGGCTGCCGGAATCGCCATGATCAATTCGATCGGCAATCTGGGCGGCTTCGTCGGCCCGTTCGCGATCGGCTGGCTAAAGAGCGTGACGGGCGGATATGCCGCCGGGCTCTATGTGGTGGCGGCAAGTCTTGCGGTTTCGGCTCTGCTGACGTTGGCAGTCGGTCGGCGAGGGTATCGGGCCGCGCACGCGGCGCAATGA